The following proteins are encoded in a genomic region of Sesamum indicum cultivar Zhongzhi No. 13 linkage group LG8, S_indicum_v1.0, whole genome shotgun sequence:
- the LOC105168131 gene encoding probable serine/threonine-protein kinase PBL3 → MGNCFGSSARVDATLSTASEASKFPSKTSNSSAPSSISIPPYSGKNSAESLPTPRSEAEILSSPNVKAFSFNELRNATRNFRPDSLLGEGGFGYVFKGWIDEHTLSAAKPGSGLVIAVKKLKPEGFQGHKEWLTEVNYLGQLHHPNLVKLIGYCFEGDNRLLVYEFMPKGSLENHLFRRGPQPLSWATRMKVAIGAARGLSFLHEAEEQVIYRDFKASNILLDGEFNAKLSDFGLAKAGPTGDRTHVSTQVVGTHGYAAPEYVATGRLTAKSDVYSFGVVLLELLSGRRAVDKTKVGVEQNLVDWAKPYMGDKRRLFRIMDIKLEGQYPQKAAFAAATIASQCLNQDPKLRPRMAEVLAKLEELQAPKGATRHSKADNQVDPVLMSPLKHHLPMNVTPLASPLPANRKASRVR, encoded by the exons ATGGGAAACTGCTTTGGTTCCTCCGCGAGAGTTGATGCCACTCTTAGCACTGCATCTg AAGCATCAAAATTTCCCAGCAAAACCAGCAATTCATCGGCTCCTTCCAGCATAAGCATTCCCCCATACAGTGGCAAAAACAGTGCTGAAAGCCTTCCTACTCCAAGATCAGAAGCTGAAATTCTGTCGTCCCCCAATGTTAAGGCCTTCTCGTTTAATGAGTTAAGGAATGCAACGAGAAACTTTCGCCCTGACAGTCTTCTTGGGGAAGGAGGATTTGGCTATGTTTTTAAAGGATGGATTGATGAGCATACACTTTCTGCTGCAAAACCTGGATCTGGATTGGTCATTGCAGTCAAGAAGTTAAAGCCCGAGGGATTCCAAGGCCACAAGGAGTGGTTG ACAGAAGTTAATTATCTGGGGCAACTTCATCATCCAAACCTAGTTAAACTTATTGGCTACTGCTTTGAGGGTGACAATCGGCTTTTGGTATATGAGTTCATGCCAAAAGGAAGCCTAGAGAATCATTTATTCAGAA GAGGACCCCAACCCCTCTCTTGGGCTACTAGAATGAAGGTTGCTATAGGTGCAGCTAGGGGCCTTTCTTTCTTGCACGAGGCGGAAGAACAAGTTATATATAGAGATTTTAAAGCTTCTAACATCCTTCTTGATGGG GAATTCAACGCAAAGTTGTCCGACTTTGGTTTGGCCAAAGCCGGCCCAACTGGTGACAGGACGCATGTATCAACTCAAGTTGTGGGTACACATGGATATGCTGCGCCTGAGTATGTTGCCACAG GTCGACTGACAGCAAAAAGTGACGTATACAGCTTCGGGGTTGTTTTGCTCGAACTGCTATCCGGACGTCGTGCTGTTGACAAAACGAAGGTTGGTGTCGAGCAAAACCTAGTCGACTGGGCCAAACCATACATGGGTGACAAGAGAAGGTTGTTCCGGATAATGGACATTAAACTGGAGGGTCAGTACCCTCAGAAAGCCGCATTCGCTGCCGCTACTATTGCTTCGCAGTGCTTAAACCAAGATCCTAAACTCAGGCCTCGCATGGCAGAGGTTTTAGCCAAACTTGAAGAGCTCCAAGCTCCAAAAGGTGCGACGAGACATTCCAAGGCCGATAATCAGGTCGACCCTGTTCTTATGTCGCCACTGAAACATCATTTGCCTATGAATGTAACACCTTTGGCGTCTCCTTTGCCAGCAAATCGAAAGGCTTCTCGCGTACGATGA